DNA from Deltaproteobacteria bacterium:
TTCTGCAGGCGGCTCCGTGGTAGGCATCGGCGCGTGGACGCAACGCTGAGAGGCGTACTGGGACTGATCAAGGGTACCGACGTCGAGGCGCGTTGCGCGGCGCTGTTGGTCGTCACCCATCTGCAGGCCAGCGACGATCCGGTCGTGCAAACCGTCGGTGCCGCACTCGGCGCGAAAAACGTGGTCGTTCGAGACTTCGCGGTCGGCTACTTCGAGCAGGTCCGCCCGCGCGACGGCGTCGCGTCATTGGTCCCGCTGCTCGAGAGCGAGGACGATGCGCTGCGCCAACGCGCGGCCGCGATTCTTGCTCACTACGGTCAGGCCGCGATCGCCGGCATCAAGAAGTTGGTCAAGGACGCGCCGCGCCGACGGCTCAATGCGATCATCGATCTGTGTGCGCGAGTGCGGACCAGTGCCGCGCTCGATCTCTTGTTCGATCTGATCGCCGCCGAGGACTTCGACGTCAGTCGCACGGCGTGCGACGCGCTCGCAGCAACGGTGCCGCAGCTCGACGCGCGCGCCCGTGCCGATTTGTTTGCCCGCGCCGATCGGCTCGCCGCCGGCGCCAAGGGACAGCGCACAGGTTTGGTCGGTGCGGCCAAGCTGTTGGGGGCACTCGCCGACGCCAAGGCCCGCAAACGATTGCTCGCCATGCTCGACAGGGAGGAACCGCACGCGGTGCGCACTCACGGTCTCGGGGCGCTGCTGCAATGCTTGCGCGGCCAGTCGCTCACGGCAGCGGAGATCAAAGCCCTCCTGCCATTGTTGGAAGCCGACGACGAGACGGGCATCTTGCGGCCGGCGATTCTGTTGCTCGAAGACCAAGCGCTCGACCGCAGCTATCTCGCGCAACTCAGCCGCCTGGCCGAAAGTCCGCAGCCACTGGTGAAGCGGTTCGCAGTCCACAAGCTCGGCGCGTTCGAATCGGGTTCGGTGGTCAAGACCCTGATCGGCTACCTCACCGATGACAGCTACGCGCGCCGCGATGAAGCGGGTGTCTCGCTCAAGAAACTGCCTGCTGCGCGCGCGGCGCTGATGAAGGAGTTTCTCGCCTGCGACGATGAGCGCAAAGCGTGGACGCTGTCCGAGGTGTTGCTGGTGCACGACCGCGATTGGAAGCGCGACACGCTCAACGCGTTGTGCGCAAAGATGGAAGGCGCCCTGGAGAAGCGCGACGACCGACTGTACAGCGCCTACTTCCAGTTTCTCACGACCCTCGATGCGGCGTGGTTGGCCGAGCGCGTGCGCGCCCGCGCCGAGCACCTCCGGAAACGCAAAGACTTCGCCACCGCGGCGAAATGGTTGACGCTGTTGAAGGACTCTCCCGCGTTCGATGCCGACACCAAGTTTGCGTGCGCCGTCGCCACCCTCAAGTCGCACCCGCACACGCTGTCGCTCACCGTCCGGCGGCACGATAGCGCGCTCGAAATGTTGCGCGAGCTGTCGCAATCGACATTTGCGACCGCCGACCGCCTGCGCCGGGAGCGGACACTCACGCCCGAAGAGCTGTTCTACGTGGCCTTCAACTTCGCCGAGAGCCGCGGCGAAGAACGCGCCCTCGCGCGCGAGCTGCTCGAACATCTGGCGGCCAAGCACGGTCGCGCCAAAATCGGCAAGGCCGCTAAGAACAAGCTGCACCTCTTGCCGGCGTAGCGACGGCGAGGACGCAGCGATCCGTGAGCGAGTAGAAGATCCTCACGAGAGGCTCAGCCTCTTGCTGAGAGCGACCGATGTCGATCGACTCTGCCGGCAGGTTTGTGCCGAAACCCCGCGAATCGACGCGCGCGTAGCAGCGACGCTCGCGTCGCTCAGCCCGAGACTAGCTAGACAGCCGAAGTGAAGTCGCTGGCGTGAGTTTCGCTCCGCCGTGCCCGCGATGCGACGGGTATCCACTGCAAGCCGAGCCTACCCCGCCCATCCGCGATCTTGGACGTGCGCCGAAGTGAGCGGATCGTGCTGCCGCTGGTCGGCGCCCTCAACCGTGGAGGATCTGTAATGGACACTGTGTTGCTCGTCGATGAGGACGTCACTGCGCGCATTATTGGGGAGACGTTGTTGCGTACCCGCGGCTTACAGGTGCACTCGACGGGCGACGGGTTGGACGCGTTGAACTACTTCACCCGGGAGGGCGCTGCGGTGGTCGTGCTGGGTCTGCCCGCTGCCAACGGACTGGAGCTGCTGCGCGGGTTGCGCGAAGTGCCAACCAGTGAAGTCCCACGCGTGGTGATTGTGACCAATAGCGCCGAACCAGAGGTTGAACGCTTTGCGGAGCGCCTCGATGCCGACGCCTTCCTGCGCCGGCCGATGCCGCCGACACAGTTTGTCGCCACCATCGAAGCGCTGGTCAGCGCGTCGGCGTCGTGGGTAGCGGTGGCCACGGTATCCTGAAGACGGCCCCGAGGTACACGTAGCGCGGGCCGATCGCGTCGTCCTACGGATGCAGCCCGTAGCCGTCGATGCCCATCTCCTCGGGGAGGCCGAGCATGCAGTTGAGGTTCTGGATCGCGGAGCTGGCGGCACCCTTGCCGAGATTGTCGAGCGCTCCGAAGGCGACCACGCGGCCCCGCCGTGCATCAACATCAACGCCGAGGTGGACGAAGTTCGAGCCCGCCACCAGCGCCACGCTGGGGTAGGGTAGGAACTGCCAACTCACCTTCGGGTCTTTCTCCAACGTCAGGACGCGCACGAAGTGCTCGTCCTTGTAAAAGTCCTGGTAGAGCGCGAGCAGATCGGGGCGCGAGATCTTGCGGGTAAGGAACCCGTGACAGTTGGCCAGAATGCCGCGCGAGAAGGCACAGTAGTAAGGCGTGAAATGAATCGTCACCGGCGCACCGGCGACGGCCGTCAGCTCCTGTTCGATCTCATAGGTGTGGCGATGATCGACGACGTTGTACGGAAACGCGGAGTTGCCGATCTCGCTGTGGTGGGTTGGTACCACCGGCTCCGCACCGGCGCCCGACGTGCCGGACATGCCGTCGACGACGAGGCGATCGAGTTCGACGAGCTTCTCCTTGACGAGTGGTGCGAGCGTGAGAATCGCCGTGTAAGCAAAGCAGCCCGGGTTGGCGACCAAGCGGGCTGTACGGATCTGCTCGCGATGCAACTCGGTGGCGCCGTACGGCGCCTCTTCTACCAACGGCCACGCCACATGCTTCGCCTTGTACACTTGCTCGAACAGCGCGGCGTCCTTCAACCGAAAGTCGGAGCCGACATCGACGACCTTGGCGCCCATCTTCAGATAGCGTTCGGCGCGCGTCATCGATTCACGCGACGGCATGCACAGAATCGCGGCGTCGCACGCCGTGGCGTCCTCTTCCTTGATGAAGCGCAGCCCGGTGCCGAACAGATTGCGATGAATTGACTCGAGGTGTTTGTCGCCGCGCGACGTCACCCACGCCACGCGCATGCGCGGGTGCGCCAGTAACAGACGCAACAGTTCGCCCCCCGAGTATCCGGATCCGCCGACAATCCCGACCGCAATGTCCTTCGCCACGCGCGCTCCTCCTTACGCCGCAAACCTTACCGAGAAGCGGTGCGCAGCGAAAGGCCGCGGCGACGGTTGTTGAAGTGGGCAGGGGAGCGGGCCGAGCACCGCTACTCGGGCAGTTCGATTTGCAGCTCGCTCTCCGCCACGAAAGTCGCGACGCGCAAGAAGGCGCGCGCGAGTAGAAAGACCTGCCCCCACAACAGGGAGAGATTCATCCCAAACGTCGTCGTCGCTGGCAGCAGCGCCGCCAGGCTCTGATAGACCAGCCACACCAACCCGCCACTGAGCAGCAGCGCCACGGCAAGCAGAGGTGCCCGCGCATCGCCGCGCGTGACGAACCACCACGCCCAGCGGTAGGCGCGCAGCGCGCCGACGCCGCGCCGCGCCGCGTAGATCCGCGCGTGATCATGGACGGTGACCAGCCCGATCAACAGCGCGCCCGCGAGCACGAGCGCGGTGCCGTGGATGTAGTAGTACGGCATCTCGCTGGGGCTCTCCGATAGCCAGCGGACGAGCAGCCGCGCCGTGATTGTGATCGCGGCAAGCGCGACAATGACGATCGCAGTGGCCAGCCCCCACAGTCGCGCACAGACCGGATAGAGTGCAAAGCCGCGCCGCCAGAACTCGCGCGGGAGAACGGCCACGCCGGGATCTTGCGTCGTCCCGGCGAGGCCCGCGTTGAGCCCGATCCCAAGCGCGACGTTGGTCAGGACCAAGAGCAACGCGATCACGAACAACTGCGCGAGCGATTCACGGTGATAGCGCCACAGCTCGATCAGCACGTTGGCGTCGAGGTCGCGCAGCAGCGTGGCGGTGGCTAGCGAGCTGTCGAGCGCCAGGTCGAGCCAATGGCCCGCGCTGAGGCTGAAGGCGAGGGCGAACATCGCACTCATCGCCCACACTTGCAGTACCAGCGACGAACGCCACATCGCGCCGCGGCATGCCGCGGCCAACACGCGTCCCATCGCTACAGCCCCGTGAGCACGTGCAGCAGATTCTGAAACCAGAATCCCCAGCGTCCAGCGAGTCGGATCACGCCACGAGTGGCCTGGTCGCGCATTCGCGAGTTGTTGGTG
Protein-coding regions in this window:
- the argC gene encoding N-acetyl-gamma-glutamyl-phosphate reductase, whose amino-acid sequence is MAKDIAVGIVGGSGYSGGELLRLLLAHPRMRVAWVTSRGDKHLESIHRNLFGTGLRFIKEEDATACDAAILCMPSRESMTRAERYLKMGAKVVDVGSDFRLKDAALFEQVYKAKHVAWPLVEEAPYGATELHREQIRTARLVANPGCFAYTAILTLAPLVKEKLVELDRLVVDGMSGTSGAGAEPVVPTHHSEIGNSAFPYNVVDHRHTYEIEQELTAVAGAPVTIHFTPYYCAFSRGILANCHGFLTRKISRPDLLALYQDFYKDEHFVRVLTLEKDPKVSWQFLPYPSVALVAGSNFVHLGVDVDARRGRVVAFGALDNLGKGAASSAIQNLNCMLGLPEEMGIDGYGLHP
- a CDS encoding response regulator, which translates into the protein MDTVLLVDEDVTARIIGETLLRTRGLQVHSTGDGLDALNYFTREGAAVVVLGLPAANGLELLRGLREVPTSEVPRVVIVTNSAEPEVERFAERLDADAFLRRPMPPTQFVATIEALVSASASWVAVATVS
- a CDS encoding HEAT repeat domain-containing protein, whose translation is MDATLRGVLGLIKGTDVEARCAALLVVTHLQASDDPVVQTVGAALGAKNVVVRDFAVGYFEQVRPRDGVASLVPLLESEDDALRQRAAAILAHYGQAAIAGIKKLVKDAPRRRLNAIIDLCARVRTSAALDLLFDLIAAEDFDVSRTACDALAATVPQLDARARADLFARADRLAAGAKGQRTGLVGAAKLLGALADAKARKRLLAMLDREEPHAVRTHGLGALLQCLRGQSLTAAEIKALLPLLEADDETGILRPAILLLEDQALDRSYLAQLSRLAESPQPLVKRFAVHKLGAFESGSVVKTLIGYLTDDSYARRDEAGVSLKKLPAARAALMKEFLACDDERKAWTLSEVLLVHDRDWKRDTLNALCAKMEGALEKRDDRLYSAYFQFLTTLDAAWLAERVRARAEHLRKRKDFATAAKWLTLLKDSPAFDADTKFACAVATLKSHPHTLSLTVRRHDSALEMLRELSQSTFATADRLRRERTLTPEELFYVAFNFAESRGEERALARELLEHLAAKHGRAKIGKAAKNKLHLLPA